One Comamonas endophytica genomic region harbors:
- a CDS encoding arsenate reductase ArsC: protein MTDTTAPLNVLFLCTHNSARSILAEALLNDMGRGRFKAYSAGSSPRANQQPNPLGLQVLQRAGVSVDGLRSKTWDEFATPEAPHMDLIITVCDNAAGEVCPIWPGHPATAHWGYPDPSAGDAPEDTKLEAFRQTMHLMRRRLELLVNLPADKLDKARLQGTARDMSAS, encoded by the coding sequence ATGACCGATACCACTGCCCCCTTGAATGTCCTGTTCCTGTGCACCCACAACTCGGCGCGCAGCATCCTGGCAGAAGCCCTGCTCAACGACATGGGCCGGGGCCGCTTCAAGGCCTATTCGGCCGGCAGCAGCCCACGTGCCAACCAACAGCCCAACCCCCTGGGCCTGCAAGTGTTGCAGCGCGCCGGCGTGTCGGTGGACGGCCTGCGCAGCAAGACCTGGGACGAGTTCGCCACGCCCGAGGCACCCCACATGGATCTGATCATTACGGTTTGCGACAACGCTGCGGGCGAGGTCTGCCCGATCTGGCCTGGGCATCCAGCCACGGCGCACTGGGGCTACCCCGATCCTTCCGCAGGCGATGCGCCTGAGGACACCAAGCTGGAAGCCTTCCGCCAGACCATGCACCTGATGCGTCGCCGCCTGGAACTACTGGTCAACCTGCCCGCCGACAAGCTGGACAAGGCGCGCTTGCAAGGCACGGCGCGCGACATGTCGGCCTCCTGA
- the arsC gene encoding arsenate reductase (glutaredoxin) (This arsenate reductase requires both glutathione and glutaredoxin to convert arsenate to arsenite, after which the efflux transporter formed by ArsA and ArsB can extrude the arsenite from the cell, providing resistance.), protein MSTITIYHNPACGTSRNVLALIRNSGEKPCVIEYLKTPPDRATLERLLATMAIPVRDLLRQKGTPFDELGLADPKWTDQQLIDFMLEHPILINRPIVVTPLGTRLCRPSEAVLDILPRPQQGALSKEDGEAVIDAKGQCVAKH, encoded by the coding sequence ATGAGCACCATCACCATCTACCACAACCCCGCCTGCGGCACGTCCCGCAACGTGCTGGCCTTGATCCGCAACAGCGGCGAAAAGCCCTGCGTCATTGAGTATCTCAAGACGCCACCCGACCGGGCTACGCTGGAGCGTTTGCTGGCCACGATGGCAATTCCCGTGCGCGATCTTCTGCGGCAAAAGGGCACGCCTTTTGATGAACTGGGCTTGGCCGACCCGAAGTGGACCGACCAGCAGTTGATCGATTTCATGCTCGAGCATCCGATCCTGATCAATCGCCCCATCGTGGTGACGCCGCTCGGCACCCGCCTGTGCCGCCCTTCCGAGGCTGTGCTGGACATCCTACCTCGGCCCCAACAGGGCGCACTCTCCAAGGAAGACGGCGAAGCCGTCATCGACGCGAAAGGACAATGTGTTGCAAAGCACTGA
- a CDS encoding H-NS histone family protein: MQTTYKELMAQRDALEQQIQAARKAELDEAVSKVRSIVAEYSLTAEDVFAPARGQRKASAGHKVEAKYRNPATGDTWTGRGKAPKWIANEDRQKFLIQTSAA; encoded by the coding sequence ATGCAAACTACTTATAAAGAATTGATGGCTCAGCGCGATGCCCTGGAACAACAGATCCAGGCTGCACGTAAGGCAGAGCTCGACGAAGCCGTATCCAAAGTTCGCTCCATTGTTGCCGAATATTCTTTGACCGCTGAAGATGTTTTTGCGCCTGCGCGCGGACAACGCAAAGCATCTGCTGGTCATAAGGTAGAAGCAAAATATCGCAATCCCGCCACGGGCGATACCTGGACTGGCCGCGGGAAGGCGCCAAAGTGGATTGCTAATGAGGATCGCCAAAAGTTTTTGATTCAGACCTCGGCGGCTTAA
- a CDS encoding XRE family transcriptional regulator — MAKKFSELRQQMSPEAQARAEVQAQAMLAEMPLNELRQARGLSQKMLADVLRVQQPSIAKMERRTDMYLSTLRSHIEAMGGQLEIVARFPDGAVKINNFADLSGKAVA; from the coding sequence ATGGCTAAGAAATTCTCTGAACTGCGGCAGCAAATGTCACCCGAGGCACAGGCCCGCGCCGAGGTTCAGGCACAGGCAATGCTTGCCGAGATGCCGCTCAATGAGCTGCGCCAAGCGCGTGGCCTGTCGCAAAAGATGCTGGCGGATGTACTCCGCGTTCAGCAGCCTTCCATTGCCAAAATGGAGAGGCGCACGGATATGTACCTTTCCACGCTACGCAGTCACATCGAGGCGATGGGCGGACAGCTGGAGATCGTGGCGCGCTTCCCGGACGGCGCGGTGAAGATCAATAACTTCGCCGATCTGAGCGGCAAAGCGGTAGCGTAG
- a CDS encoding recombinase family protein, translating to MTCFCAWGPYAGAERISTGWYRMAEYVSWLYAKLGASSGPKIKELSDVVREDKDDRPGLEKPLQYLREGDALIVWKLDRLGRSLKHLVQTVLD from the coding sequence ATGACATGCTTCTGTGCTTGGGGGCCCTACGCTGGGGCAGAGCGGATCTCCACAGGCTGGTACCGAATGGCCGAGTACGTATCTTGGCTATATGCGAAGCTTGGAGCCTCAAGTGGCCCGAAGATTAAGGAGCTCTCAGATGTCGTCAGGGAAGATAAGGACGATAGGCCAGGACTTGAAAAACCATTGCAGTACCTGCGCGAAGGTGACGCCCTTATCGTTTGGAAGCTGGACAGACTGGGCCGATCCCTTAAACATTTGGTGCAAACGGTCTTAGACTAA
- a CDS encoding type II toxin-antitoxin system RelE/ParE family toxin, with protein MKWDVEYTDDFGDWWAGLTAEEQESLDTSVRLLEARGPTLGFPHSSGINGSRHSHMRELRTQHDGRPLRTLYAFDPRRSAILLIGGDKTGNDRWYDVHVPIADRLYDEHLEQLRKEGLING; from the coding sequence ATGAAATGGGATGTCGAGTACACAGATGACTTTGGCGACTGGTGGGCCGGCTTGACTGCAGAAGAGCAGGAATCGCTGGATACATCGGTACGTCTGTTGGAAGCGCGTGGGCCTACCCTGGGTTTTCCTCATAGCAGCGGAATCAATGGCTCACGGCACAGCCATATGCGGGAATTGCGCACTCAGCATGATGGGCGCCCACTTCGAACCTTGTACGCGTTTGATCCCCGACGATCAGCTATTTTGTTGATTGGCGGGGACAAGACAGGAAACGACCGTTGGTATGACGTCCATGTTCCCATCGCCGACAGGCTTTACGACGAACATCTGGAGCAACTTCGAAAGGAAGGGCTGATCAATGGCTAA
- a CDS encoding LexA family protein encodes MYSNSLIAGQPIPWLATPLVLPLADCSVRAGFPSPAEDFSGKRLDISEILVEHPQATYLLRVAGPSMTEYGIDDGDLIVVDRALTARHGCIVVAILDSEFTVKVLHQVNGTFRLKAGNRTYPDIVPREGQTLEIWGVVTACVKRFSR; translated from the coding sequence ATGTACAGCAATTCATTAATCGCCGGCCAGCCGATTCCTTGGCTTGCAACTCCTTTGGTGCTGCCATTAGCGGATTGCTCTGTGCGTGCCGGCTTTCCCTCTCCCGCGGAAGACTTCAGCGGTAAGCGCCTGGACATTTCGGAAATTCTGGTGGAACACCCCCAGGCTACCTATCTGCTGCGTGTGGCTGGGCCCTCAATGACCGAATACGGCATCGATGACGGCGATTTGATCGTGGTGGACCGAGCGCTGACGGCGCGCCATGGCTGCATAGTGGTTGCAATCCTGGACAGCGAATTCACCGTGAAGGTTCTGCACCAGGTCAACGGCACTTTTCGCCTTAAGGCGGGCAACCGCACCTATCCCGACATTGTTCCGCGCGAGGGCCAGACCCTCGAGATCTGGGGCGTGGTCACGGCCTGTGTGAAGCGATTCTCGAGATAG
- a CDS encoding arsenic transporter → MLTAALIFVFTLVLVIWQPRNLGIGWSASLGAAIALLLGVVQLTDISVVWNIVWNATATFVAVIIISLLLDEAGFFEWAALHFARWGGGRGTRLFALIVLLGAAVSALFANDGAALILTPIVMAMLVALGFSPATTLAFVMAAGFIADTASLPLIVSNLVNIVSADFFDIGFNEYAAVMVPVNIVSVIASLAMLLLFFRRDIPAAYDLGKLKRPADAIKDPATFRAGWVVLVLLLVGFFGLEPLGVPVSAVAAVGAAILLAVAGRGAVISTKKVLHGAPWQIVVFSLGMYLVVYGLRNAGLTDYLAALLDRFAQGGIWGAALGTGLLSALLSSVMNNMPTVLVGALSIDASSASGIVKEAMVYANVIGCDLGPKITPIGSLATLLWLHVLAKKGMTIGWGYYFKVGAVLTVPVLLATLAALALRLSLFA, encoded by the coding sequence ATGCTCACGGCTGCCCTGATCTTTGTTTTCACCCTGGTTTTGGTTATCTGGCAACCCCGTAACCTGGGCATCGGCTGGAGCGCTTCACTGGGCGCGGCCATTGCGCTGCTGCTGGGGGTCGTGCAGCTGACGGATATTTCGGTGGTCTGGAATATCGTGTGGAACGCTACGGCCACCTTTGTCGCAGTGATCATCATCAGCTTGCTGCTTGATGAGGCCGGGTTCTTTGAATGGGCCGCGCTGCACTTTGCGCGCTGGGGCGGCGGCCGTGGCACCAGGCTCTTTGCGCTCATCGTGCTGCTGGGCGCGGCCGTGTCTGCCTTGTTCGCCAACGATGGGGCCGCGCTGATCCTCACGCCCATCGTCATGGCGATGCTGGTGGCCCTGGGCTTCTCGCCGGCAACCACTTTGGCCTTTGTCATGGCGGCAGGGTTTATCGCCGACACGGCCAGCCTGCCGCTGATCGTTTCCAATCTGGTCAATATCGTTTCGGCCGACTTCTTCGATATCGGATTCAATGAATACGCCGCGGTCATGGTGCCGGTCAACATCGTCTCGGTGATCGCCAGCTTGGCCATGCTGCTGTTGTTCTTCCGCCGTGACATTCCCGCAGCCTACGACCTTGGCAAGCTCAAACGCCCCGCCGATGCCATCAAGGACCCGGCCACCTTCCGTGCGGGCTGGGTGGTGCTGGTCCTGTTGCTGGTTGGCTTCTTCGGCCTGGAGCCCCTGGGCGTGCCGGTCAGCGCCGTCGCGGCGGTGGGCGCTGCCATTTTGCTGGCGGTGGCTGGGCGCGGGGCTGTCATCAGCACCAAGAAGGTATTGCACGGCGCTCCTTGGCAAATCGTGGTTTTCTCCCTGGGCATGTACCTGGTGGTCTACGGTCTGCGCAATGCGGGCCTGACAGACTACCTGGCGGCGTTACTGGACCGTTTTGCGCAGGGCGGCATATGGGGCGCGGCCCTGGGCACAGGCCTGCTGTCTGCCCTGCTGTCGTCCGTGATGAACAACATGCCGACCGTGCTGGTGGGCGCTTTGTCTATCGATGCCTCCAGTGCCAGTGGCATCGTCAAGGAAGCCATGGTCTACGCCAATGTGATCGGCTGTGACCTGGGCCCCAAGATCACCCCCATCGGCAGCCTGGCCACGCTGCTGTGGCTGCATGTGCTGGCCAAGAAGGGCATGACGATTGGCTGGGGCTACTACTTCAAGGTCGGTGCGGTGTTGACCGTCCCGGTTCTGCTGGCCACCCTCGCGGCCCTGGCATTGCGCCTGAGCCTTTTTGCTTGA
- a CDS encoding ArsR/SmtB family transcription factor, with protein MQETQVIRSLSALAHEARLRVFRALVVAGPEGLTPSVLAEQLGIAPNALSFHLKELSHAELVSQERQGRNVIYRAAFPTMNELLAYLTENCCQGAVCTPADASACNC; from the coding sequence ATGCAAGAGACCCAAGTCATTCGTTCGCTATCAGCCCTCGCACATGAGGCCCGCCTGCGTGTGTTCCGCGCTCTGGTGGTGGCTGGACCGGAGGGCCTTACCCCTAGCGTCCTGGCAGAGCAGTTGGGCATTGCACCCAATGCGCTGTCCTTCCACCTCAAGGAGTTGTCCCATGCGGAACTGGTCAGTCAGGAGCGCCAAGGGCGCAACGTGATTTACCGCGCAGCCTTCCCAACGATGAACGAACTGCTGGCTTATCTCACCGAGAACTGCTGTCAGGGCGCTGTTTGCACGCCTGCGGATGCCTCCGCCTGCAATTGCTGA
- a CDS encoding MFS transporter has protein sequence MQRRTQTTVMLGVAQTLSWASSYYLPAVLAESISRAVGMAYSTVFAAFSAALLVSAATGPVAGRLIDCFGGRPVLIASNLVFAAGLAILSQATQSSEVFLAWAIMGIAMGSGLYEAAFSTVVRLYGQDARPAITGITLFAGFASTIGWPLSSHLAHEFGWREACLTWAALHLLLGLPLNMLLPRAAKAAEEGSSDRRQEGMQDASEEVQFRRRTVCLMAYVFAVSWFISTAMAAHLPQLLQITGGTVAVAIWAAALVGPAQVAGRLAEYGFLRNAHPLLCAKLAILAHPLAAICLGLVGAPAASVFAILHGLGNGILTIAVGTLPLKVFGAHGYGLRQGWLMVPARILQAGSPFLFGMAVSQWGSGALWLSSLLGITAFWALHGIRLPQHVTELDKPNL, from the coding sequence ATGCAGCGCCGCACACAGACCACCGTCATGCTGGGTGTGGCGCAAACGCTGTCCTGGGCATCGTCGTACTACCTGCCCGCGGTGCTGGCTGAATCAATCAGCCGTGCCGTTGGCATGGCGTACTCCACAGTGTTCGCCGCGTTCTCAGCGGCACTGCTGGTTTCAGCTGCCACTGGGCCCGTGGCCGGTCGGCTCATCGACTGTTTCGGTGGCCGTCCGGTTTTGATCGCAAGCAACCTGGTATTTGCTGCCGGACTGGCGATACTGAGTCAGGCCACCCAGTCCAGCGAGGTGTTTCTGGCCTGGGCCATCATGGGTATTGCCATGGGCAGCGGCCTGTACGAGGCAGCGTTTTCCACGGTTGTGCGCCTCTATGGTCAGGACGCCCGACCCGCCATCACTGGCATCACGCTGTTTGCAGGATTCGCCAGCACCATCGGGTGGCCACTATCCAGCCATCTTGCGCATGAGTTTGGATGGCGCGAGGCCTGTTTGACCTGGGCGGCGCTGCACCTGTTGCTGGGGCTCCCGCTCAACATGTTGTTGCCACGGGCTGCAAAAGCGGCCGAGGAGGGGTCAAGCGACCGCAGACAAGAAGGAATGCAGGACGCAAGCGAGGAAGTGCAGTTCCGCAGGCGCACCGTGTGTCTAATGGCCTATGTGTTCGCTGTCTCATGGTTTATCAGCACCGCCATGGCTGCCCACCTGCCACAGTTGCTGCAAATTACAGGCGGAACGGTGGCGGTAGCTATCTGGGCCGCAGCGCTTGTGGGGCCTGCACAGGTGGCGGGACGCTTGGCAGAGTACGGGTTCCTCAGGAATGCACATCCGCTGCTGTGCGCAAAACTGGCGATCCTTGCCCATCCCTTGGCCGCCATCTGTCTGGGTTTGGTTGGTGCCCCTGCGGCCAGCGTTTTTGCCATTCTGCATGGGTTGGGAAACGGCATTCTGACCATCGCCGTGGGTACGCTGCCGCTCAAGGTGTTCGGCGCGCACGGCTATGGTCTGCGCCAGGGCTGGCTGATGGTACCGGCGCGCATTCTGCAAGCCGGCTCGCCGTTTCTCTTTGGCATGGCCGTCTCCCAGTGGGGTTCAGGCGCACTGTGGCTGTCCTCATTGCTGGGAATCACCGCCTTCTGGGCGCTTCACGGTATACGGCTTCCGCAACATGTCACTGAGCTAGACAAGCCAAACCTGTAG